The stretch of DNA GTGGACGTCTGAGAATAGGAAATGCTGCTGTCTGCCTGACTGAAGGCTAGGCAGGTCAGGGGACCGGATAGCCCAGGTTGGAGAGGTTTGGAATCAAGGGGTTCCTGTGGGAATGTAGGAGGAGCCACTGCTGCCTGCTGCTCTCAAGGTCCCATCTGAAAGCCTGGCTaagcacctgctatgtgctaAACTTCCTGGAACTCGGAGGAGTTTGGCTGCTGACGGTGACAGAAGAGTCAGTGTTTGCGGACAGCCTACTCCATCTTCTGCCACATGGTGGTCTCCTCTGTCATGCACTCATCAGACATCAGCTGCTGGGCTGGGGGAGACCCATAAACCTCACATCAGGTCTGACCTCAAATACAGGCCAGGCAGGACCACAGGAAATGTGGAGGGCAGACCCAGAAGTCTTGGGAAGGAGCAGCATTTGAGCTGGaactaaaaagaaaagctaaGTTGTGAGCAGTGGAGAAGGGCGCAGAGGCAGAGGGAACTGCCTGAGCAGCGCTAGGTGAGAGAATGCAAGGGGAGTCAGGAAGAGTTTTGCTCACCCAAAGCCCCCATGGCTGTGGGAGGGGCAGTTGGAAGGCTTGGAGTCTGGCTCCTGAGGACCCTGAATGTCAAGGAAAGGGGCTGGGCCATGCATGATTCTGTGGGCAGTGGCATCTACAGGCTAGAGGCAGTCCTTAGTCCTGCTGCTACTCGGCGAGTGGATGAAAGGCCCATCTCTGGGGCCAGCTGTATCTCACCTGGACAAACCTCCATAGCCCATGCTGAGGCTGGCTCAGGCTCCTTGCAACCAGCATTTTTCTCTGCAGGGACCTGGTGGGCTTGCCCTTGGGAAGTTGAAGCCTGTGCCTGTCCAGCTCCTCAGAAGGGCTGTGATCCCCCTCAGCACTTGAGAGCAGGCAGTTCAGCCTCCCCCAGCAGGAGCTCACTGGGCCATTTaatccactgtgcccagacatCCTCCTCTGTAAGATGGGAGTGATAACTGTACCTGACTCAGGCTGCACTTAACTCACACTCAGTGAGTCAATGCATGTCAAGTGCTCAGCACCATGACTGGCACGCGGTGACACACTCAGCAAGTCAAACCTCACCATCGTTATGGCCTGTGTGTCCTGAGTGTTCGTCTGTGTTAGCACATGGACAGCTCCAAGCCAAGGCCAGCAGGTGGGCCAGAAGCAAACTGCCCTTCCAGCTGAGCCAGCCCCTTATCTGGGATCTCTTTTGCACCAAATCTTTCCTGCAAACTACTCCCTTAAGAGAGCTCTGCAGCATGGAAAACCTCTGGAGGGTCTCTTAAGCCCGATGTGCAGGGAAGGTACCTCCAGCTCACCAAGGGGTTGCTGACAGGCTGTTGCAGGGCTCTCAGCCCTACTTGGGTCTGGATGGCACGCCACacgggaagggaggagggaacaTGGCTCAGACCCCGCTTGGGCTGCACAAGGAGAGAGTGGCCCCAGTTTGTACCATACACATAGATACCTCCCAACCTGTCTGTTCCTTTGGGGGCAGTGAGGGCCCACAGATTCCAACTCCTCGATGAGGCCCTAAACTAAAAAGACAAGCTAAGTTGTGAGCAGTGGAAAAGGGCGCAGAGGCAGAGGGAACCTCCTGAGCAGCACCAGGTGGGAGAATGCAAAGGGAGTTGGGAAAAGTTTTCCAGCCCTTGGAAAATAAAGGGAACAGTCCAATTGCCTCACCCCAAGAATAAAGCCAACAAGTCTTCCTGGCAAGGGCAACTTTATTTCTTCATACTCCCATCATACTCCAAACCCCAAATCCCTAAACCCAACGGGAAGTCATAGGAGTGCCTTGGAAATAgtaaaaaaacagattttctaaAAAGAATTTCTTTGATGTAACTCTAGTGTGACCAATtgatttctctctccttctcaagGTCTTCATCCTCAGGAAGCACGGTGAGCAGGTGAGGGCATTCCAGACAAGCAGCCATTGGATGGAGGAGTGGGGATCCAGTGGTCAGAGGTGTGTGAGCGTCAAAGCAAACAAAGAACCCACACCCAGGGAGGAGACACAAAACCAGCGCCACGGGACAGAGAGGCTGTGAACGTGGGTCACACCAGTGTGGCTGGTGCTAAAGGAGTTTCAAGCAGGAACCAGCATCTAAGTGTCTGGCCCCAGAGTAGGTGGGATGAGCACATACTCTCAAAATCCCAGTGTGCTTGAGCCATGTGCCAGGTGAGCCTGGGGTTGGAGGTTGGGCTGGAGCACCAGAAAACAGGTCCACACAGTCCAAGGAGGTAGGGCCTGGCAGACACATGCAGAGTCACCTTCCTCACCTGCTCTAcccaagggcaggggcagggaaaggaaaGGTACAGAGGCAATGAGGAAAAAGAGACAGCAACATGGGTCTAGCAGAGGCCTGGGTGTAGGGGAGCACCTGGCTCATTTCTTGCTACGCATAGACCCACTGAGGAAGAATGTAGCGAGGAGGTGCTTAAGTACTTGACCCGAGGTCAGACGGAGCTGGTGTAAATCCCAGCTCCACTCTTCCTGGCTGTCTGCTAGCTGTGTGAGCTCGGGCACAGTTGTAGAATGGAGATGACACCAGTGTCTACACCCAACGATTATGAAGATGATCTCTGTAAAGTGCCTACTAcaaagtaaatgcttaataaattgAAGCTGAAAGTATTACTCCAAAGCATCCAATTAATTCACCAGCTTCAAGGTGCACGATTTATTTACAAAACCAGCTTCTGGCTGTCTGCACCCTTCAGTTGTTCAGATGGCTCCTGCTCCCTCTGTCTGAGCTTGGGACGGGCTACAAAAGGAATGGTCTGAGGTCAGAGTCCCAGACCAGATGGCCACTTCTCTGCAAAGCCACTTTTGGTGTGGCTGTTCAATTCTCACACGGCAGTTTTTCCAGCTAGGAGAACAGGAAGGTGGCAGCCTGGGGCGGGATGGGTCTCTCCCTGGGGGTGGAGTGGCTGAACGTGGGGCACAGGCTGAGTTTCTCCCCTCTGCCCCTTGAGGAGAAAGGCAAACCCCAGGCCTGTAGAATGGGACAGCTCATGCTGGCAGGGAGCAGCCTGGTGGGCTGAGAGGGGCTGGGAGAATCTGCCGAGGGTTGGGTTCTTCCTGCTGGCTCTGCTGGGCAAGGGGGTAGGATGCCCCTCATCCACGGTCATGGGCACTGAGACAGAGAGAATACAGGCCTGAGGGCCAAGGTCCCAGGCCAGCTCTGGTCCCAGGGTAAACTGACTTCTGGGAGCCTACCCCCAATCACCTTCGTCCCTTGATGTTCAGTGGGTGCTGGGGGCCTGCTCTCCAGTGGCTTCCGCTGCAGCCAGCTCCGGCATCCCCGCGGTATGACCGCACCAGCCCTGGGCAGCCCCTGAGGGTCCCTAGCTCCCAGATGGAGAGGCAGGAGGCCCTGGGCTAGTGTGCAGCCCCTCTTCAGGGGTTCTGTAGTAATGCACGAATCCTGAGGCATAAAGACCATGGTTCCTGGAGAGAGGAGCATGCTGATCACTGTCATGGGCGAACGCTGCCGAGACCTGCAGGATGGGGCAGCGGGCCAGTGGGTGTGAGGACCCAGAGATGAGGTCTGAGTGTGCCGAGGCAGCCTGGGTATGAAGGAATAAGAGGGTCAGCCTGATGCAagcccacctcccaggttcaggcccaGATACCCAGGACCAGCCTGTGCCTGCAACACAGCAGTGGCAGTCCTAGAAGAGGGCAAGTCCATGTCTGCTCTGCAACCCAGGAAGCACTCAGCGATATCACTCACCCATCCAAGGGCACCCTGCTGGGAAGGGTGTGTCTGGGATTAAAACCCACCCGCTTTGCCTCCTCTGTCTTTGCAGTCAcgggccacagtgcccagctgcaTGGTGGTGATTAGGAATGTTATAGATCACAGGCTTCGGGTCAAATCCCAGGTTTGCTACTTGCTAGCTGTGTGCCCTTGGTCAacttacttaacttctctgagacttgttttctcattcataaaatgggaataatagtaccGCTTATCTTATAGGATTACTattgggattaaatgagatgatgctaGTGAAACATTTGTCTGAGAGCCTAGCAAGTCCTAAGGACCAAATTAATATTTCTGTGAGCTCACCATCATGCTTAGCACTTTAGGTTCGTGGTTGTATATAATTCTCACAATGGCTctattgttgctgctgttgttttggttttttttgttgttgttgttgtttttgagatggagtctcactctgtcacccaggctggagtgcagtggcgcaatctcggctcactgcaacctcagcctcctgggttcatgccattctcctgccttagcctcccaagtagctgggactataggtgctcgctgctacgctcagctaattttttgtattctttagtagagacggggtttcactgcattagccaggatggtctcgatctcctgacctcgtaatccacccgcctcggcctcccaaagtgctaggattacaggcgtgagtcaccgcgcctggccagttgtTCTCTCTTTTATAAGGAAACCACTCTCTTATAAGGCCGCTCTCCTAGCAGGTGGTCAAGCTGGGCTTGAACAGGACAGTCTTTCTGCAGTCTCTGTACTCCCAACCAGTGACACCTTTCTCCAAGAGCCCCAGCAGCCCTGAGAGGGGCCTGTCCATGGGCATGTTAGAGTCTGGGCCCCAGGTTTGAAGGATGTGGGGGCCTAGTGCTGCTCCCCCCACCCTCTATGGCCTCCTCAACTCACAGAGCATTCGTCCCTGACTGTTGTCCTGCAGAAGCAGCCAGCCTGTGCCTCCCTCTCAGTGGGCGCATCTTGGGAGCCCCTGTGTGACCAGCCAGGAAGGGCAATGCTGGGCAAACTCTCCTCCTCAGAGCGGTAGTAAGGGAAGAACCCACTGAGCAGTTCTGAGTCCTCCTGGAGCGGTGTCTCGGGCTGCAGGTCCAACCCCTCCTCTGCCAGGAGGTACCCATAGGTACAGAAGAAAGGCAGGTACTCCAAGGCCACCTGGGCCCTATGTGAAAGGTGGAGGGAGCTTAGGGGCTTCTTGTCCCTTGAACTGGTGGCCTGCTGTTGGGAGGACAGGGGCCCTGGGTCATCCTCCTCCAGGAGGCTAGGAGAGGTTGGGGCCCCAGATTCATCCTCACAGTTCTTCTGAGACATCTGAGAAGAGAAGGACATTCCATCTGTTACTGCACCCTGAATTCCTAACCACACCAGCTCTGTCCCCAGTCCCTGCCTACATTGGAGGCTAGACGGGTCTTACAAAGCCCAAACCTGACCGTGGCTGTCCTCTGTGAAAAACCAGCAATGGGCCTCAACCATGGTTAGATTGTTCAAGCACACAGGCCTTCTTGCCATTCCTAAGTCACACCAAACTTGGCCTTCCCTTAGAATCTGTGCCAAGATCTGCTCCTGGACTCTCAGCTCAGAAGAGCCTTCCCAGTCCCAACCTCCCTGCAGGGTGACTCCAGATCATTTCATCACTGGAATGCTCTTGTTGGGGTGTGTGGTCCACCTGCTTCATGTGTGGGGTGGTCTTATCTGTCTTATCTGTCTGGTGCCTCTCGTTCATAATAGGCATTCAATTGACACTTTTTCAATTAGTCTGCTGGCTCTCAGTCCAACTCATATTCCCTTCACTCTGTCCACTCCAGCTCCACAGGCCTTCTCTTGGTCCATCTCACTTGCCAAGCATCCTCCCGCCACAGGGGCTCTGCATGGGCTAATGTTCCTGCCCAGagtctcttccctctcctttctcctagGTGGTGACTTCCTCAGCACTTGACTAAGGTCACTTCCCTTATGTCCCTGGCTTAGTGGCATCACCTTCTTCATGACTGCCGCCACCCTCATACCCCTCATTCAGAGCACCCGTTCCTCTGCTGTGAAATATTTGACTGTGTGGTTTCTTGATTAATGTCTCTCATCCTGTTAGTTACAAATTCCACTGAGGCAAGGCCCATCTGTCTAGATCATTTCTGTGTCTCAAAGGTCTAGAAAAACCCTGGCATATGGTAGACACCAAGTattggaagaaaggaaagaagggtgggagggaaggaaagaggcagACAAAAAGAGAACACCTTGGCCAGGAACGAAGTCTTTATCAGACTCCATGGTGATAGGAGGGAGAAGTCACGTCTTGGGGAGAGGGTGGAGAAGCAGAATGAGGAATTAATTCCCAGGCCCAGAGGGGACACGTGGCCCGGAGTACCGGGTAGTGAAAAGCCAGCTCATTCCCACGTTGACTCTGCTAGACCCAGAGCCCATCAGGAACATGGCAGGGGGCCCCTTTGATCCTAAGAAAGCCCCCAGGCTGTTCCACTTGTGGACTCCAGTCCCATGGAAGAACCTAGGTGGCTTAGCCCCCAGCCTTCCTGACTCCCACCCTAGCCCTTAGGCCTTGAGTCCCTGCCCCTGACACATGCTCCTGTGGTCCATGCTCTCCCCCAACTCCCTGCAGGCAGCCTGACCACTGAGGTCCCTGTCCTAAGCCAGACCCCTTGGTAAGTGCCTACTGGCCCACAGACTGCCAGATTCTGGTGAGCAGGAACCAGGCCCCCTCCTCCAAGTCCCAGAGACCCAGCTCAGGGCCATCTTTGCTGAGTTTCTACAACTCCCAAACACTCCGTAGAGCTCTGTGGTCCTCTCTCTCAGGTAATCCTTAGGAAGCCCACCGGGATAGACTTGCCTTTCCAACTTCACTGTGCCAAGGAGATGGGACAGGCTAAATGGCAGCACCCAGGTTTGACCCACTCTGAAGCCTGTGCTCAGTTCACTGTGAATTATATGTTGTTGTGTGCCCCCATAAGACATGTTCAAGTCTTAAGCCCTGGCACTTGtggatgtgaccttatttggaaatgggatCTTGGCAGATGCAATCAAGTTAATATGAGGTCACACTGGGTCAGGGTGGGCCCTGAATCCAATGACTTGTCCCTATAAGatgagggaaatttggacacagacacacagggggAGTGTCATATGATGATGGAGGAAGCGATTGGAATGATGCTGCCACAAACCAAGGCACATCAAGAATTGCATCATCACAGGAAGCTAGGAGGGAGGCATGAAGGAACAGATTCCCTGCTGAGACcccaagaagaaaacaaccctgccaacaccttgattttgaaattttggccttcagaactgtgagagaataaatgtgtgttgttttaagctacgaAGTTTGTGTTAATTTCTTCTGGCAGCCCTAGGACACTAACACATGTAGGTTTGCTGGATGGCTCATTTGTGGGGATAAAGGGATATGACACAGACTTGAGGGCTCTCCCAGCACCACCCTGTGAGCAGCTTGGGGAGAAGGCCCATTGCCATGACCAAGATTCATTCTGTTGGGGGCTCACCTAAGGCCCTACACTTCCTGTCATCCAGTGGGCGCTGGACAGCACACACTCTCCCTGTGGTGGGCCAGCGGCCCTCCCACAGCTCATTCTTTCCTGCCAGGGCCCCAGCTCTGCTTCAACAGTGAGTCCTGGATTGAAGGAGGCCAGGTGTCCTCTGAGCTCCCCTGGGAGGCCTCAGCAAGATGGCAGGTGTACAATGCCACTCACAGTCTCCAGTGAGCACCACTTCCGGCGTCCTGTTCTGGGGTCAGCAGTAGCACCGCATCGTGACACGATGAAGCCTAATCGTAAAACTCTGGCTGAAAAGACAAAGCCTCCCTCGGCAGGcctctccctcccagcctcctctTTACCCTGGCAAATCCCCCTCTGCCTGCTGAGAAAAGATTCCATCATGAAGTCATAAGGCCTGGTGCCAGGCAAGAAAGCCAGATGGCTCTGTTACCATGGAGACTCTACCCAAGCACCCAACACCTGTGATCATCACCTGTCTCTTAATTCAGCTTAATCCACATCTTCCCAGGAGACTCAGGGGAAACAAAGAGAATGCAAACATCTTCTGGACTCTGATCAGTTCTTCATCACTGGGGGCCAGTGAGCTCACCTGGGACTTCCGCCCAGAGACTGTGAGAGTGACTCAGCACCTCCAGTAGATGGTCAGGAAGGGCCCCAAGGATCTGTTCCACCAAGTCCAGGGAACTGGAGTGAGCTGCATGCTCCTCTCTGGGGTGCCTCAGTTCACTCAGGGTGGGGCCAAGACACCAGTCTCTGCCCTTGTCACTCACTTTCAGCTGCCTCTCCTCTGTGGCTCTTCCCCAGTCACTTGCTGGCAGGACACAAGACAAGTGGAGCAGTCATGGGAGGACTGATGATGTGGGACATCTGCTTTTTCCCACAGAGCCAATGTCCCCAGCTCCTCTCCCAGGCCTGGTGCTCCTAAGTATCAACTACTGCCCAGGGCAGTTCTCATGTGGTGTGTCATGTGGTCCTCTCCACAAATCTTCAAGTCAGGAAGTCCGCCACTGTCATGCCATTTTGCAGACTGGAGAGTTGAGCCTCAGTGCCGGGACAGGAAGGTGAACCAGCCTGAAAAAGGGGCTCCATTAGTTTCTAGCCTTAGGGCTTGAAGCAAGAGAGCCTTGGAATGCCACTGATGGTCACAAGGCTGAGACATCTCCAGGACTTCACACTTCCCCAGGGCTGGAGTCCAAGCCAGGAGTGACCCAGCCAGGTTCTCCAGGCTCAGGCAAAGCTCCTGCATCTCTCTACTCTGTGCCCTCAGACCCTGGTGCCCATCTGCTGCTGGGTCACTTTCTTTTGTATAGacttaactctttaatccatatCAAATTTAGTTTTTGTAAGTGGTAATAGATAAgcctctaattttgttttattttgttgagtcACTTGACTCAACATcatttaagaataaattatttttccctaaCCTGATTTGAAATACCAAAATAGACACATTCTAAATTCTTAACTATTGCAAACTTAAGttcacttttataatttatttttgtatccatCGCTTTGTCTCTCTTTGTACCAACATCATATTATTTTGATCTCTttagttttatataaatttaattcaTGTTATGTTATCACCTTTTAAAAACTCAACTTCATTGAGGTCTAATTTACATACACCACAAAGTATACTGTTCATGAATTTATACATCAAATAACAACCTTGGAATTAATATATAGAAATGCCTCTTTTCAGGTAATCCGCTCTCTTGCTTCCCAACTCCAAGCAACCACTGATGTGCTTTTTGATACTATAGATTTATTTTCCCTATTCTAGAATATATGGAATCACACAGTACATGTTCTTTTGTGCCTAGTGAGCTTCTAATATTCAGCACtatgtttttaagattcatctTTTTTGTGGTATAGTTTGCTCCCTTTTATTGAGGAGTAGTAGTAATACTGTTACGTGGTGTAACACAATTTGCTTATCTAGCCTTCTGTGTATACAGTCTAGTTGTttccattgtgaatagtgctgctagaAATAGTTACATACAAGTCTTTGAGTGGGTATAGTTTTCATTCTTCTTAGGTAAATAGCTAGGATTTGAGTAGTTCGATCACATcttaagtgtatgtttaactaaataagaaactgccaaactgtttccatTTTATGGAATATCAAATGATAcattcattttacattcccaacagtaaTGTTGGGAAATGTCccagtttcttcacattcttaccaccactttttaacttttgccATTCTCGTGGGTGTATAGATACcattctggttttaatttgcattttcttgatgactaatgatgttgagcatttcttttaTGTGCATActgccatttgtatattttcatgtAAGGGTTtacatcttttctcattttaataactttattgtTATAATTAAAGTACAATAAGCTACATagatttaaagtgtacaatttgatcaatttttacatatgtacacaccTCAGAAACTATCACCATGGTCAggataacaaatatttatatcaacccccaaatttttctcatttgcttttaTAATCCATCTTCCCTCCATTCCCATCCACAGACAACCATTGATCTGCtctcttattttacattttctagaattttatacaaatggaatctaaAGTGTAGCTTTTGTAtgatttctcttagcataatgctATTGAGATTAATCTATGCTGTTGCATgaatcaatagtttgttcctgtTTTGTTGAGCACTATTCCACTGCATGGATATATCCCTGTTGTTATTCTACTGTATGTAGTGTGCCATTCTTCTCTAGCTGTTTTGAAGATGTTTTTGTTTATCCTTTGTAAGTGGTAATAGATAAGGTTTTTAGCCCTTTATAATGTGTCTAGGCATGGTTTTCATTGACCTTATCCTTTCTGGGGTTTACAGAGCCTCTTAAGTacattgatttacatttttcacCACATTTAGGAAGATTTAGGTCTTTATTTTGTCAAGTATGTTTTTTCCAGCCTATTTCTCCTCCCCTTCTGGGACTCTAATGTCAtgtatgttaaatttttttacGTTTTTCCATGGATCCCTGAGACTCTGCTCATTTATGTCTTAaccttttctctgtgttcttcaGATTTGTGTAAATCACATGTATCTATCTTTAAGCTCACAGACTCTTTCCAATTGACATCACCATTCTGCTATTGAAACCAtccagtgaaattttttttttcagattttgtatttttcagttctaacatTTTCATCTGGTTATTTTTTTACAGTTGCTATTTCTCTATTGAgaacttctttttatttgtgCCAAATGTGTTTCTCTTAACCTCACAGAACATACTCATAATAGCATTTTGAAGTCTTTGATGATAATTCCAACACATGGCCCACCTTGGGATTGacattaatttcttttccttgagAATTGTTCACATTTTTCTGGTTATTTGTATGTTGGGTAATTTTAGATTGTCCTAGACATTTTGAATATCATTTTATGTAGACTTTGGGTCAGGTACATAATCCTCCGTAGAGAGCTGATGTTTTAGCTTTATCCGGAAATCAATTTAGTTAGGTTTGAGCTGCAAGTTCTGTCTTGCCTTTAGTATACAGTGGTGCAAATCTCAGTTCTCTAAGCCTTTGCCGTATTCATTTGGGTCTGTTTTTTGCATGCATTATTTAGCAATTAGGATAAAAAGATGTGTGTGCATGGTTTAAATCTTAGTTTGGTTCTTTCTGAAAGCTTTTCTATTCTGGTTTAGGTCTATCCCACTCATGCATAATTCAGGAGTTAGGCTGAAACTTGTAGGCatttattcacagaattagaggACTGCTTTTCTGGCTACCTTCCTTCCTGGATGTCCTCATGCTTTGTTTCCTTCTGTGGTCTCTATCCTGGTTCATTTGACCAGAAATACTGCATTTCTTCTAGAGTAGCCATCCTTTTGCCACCACTGCATTGCTGTAGTGTAATTAGAGTGTGCTTTCTGGGCAAagctgagagagaaagaaatagaaacagagagagagaaacagaaacagagaaagagagagagagacagagacagagagagagagagaaaaaaagagagagagagaacaaaccTGGGAAACTCTCCCCTGCATGAATCACTGTCTCAAGTCCAAGTAATTTTGCCTCTCCCCACAATGTTCTTGTTTACTTTTTAGAGTTCTCGGGTAGCTAGTTTTGCATTTTGTGTAGACTTTTTGGTATAGTAAGTGGGAAGAATGGGCTATAGTGAACTTATCCTATCACGCTATGATCTTCATTTTGCCCACTTCTTATAAGATTGTTTGTCTTACTGTTGAATTGTAAGAGCTTTTTGTGTATGCTGGATACAAGTTCTTTGTCAGAAATAGGTATTGTGAATGTTTTCTCCCAGGTTGTgccttgactttttattttattaacacgGTCTTTCTaggaaacagaaattttaaattgtgatggaatctgtttattaattttttcatttgtgctttttgtatcctaagaaatctttgcctaccaTAAGATTGTGAACATTTCTTCTCACCTTATTTTTCAAGTTCTATAGCCTCAGCTTTTATATTTAGGCCTGTAATTCCATTTGAGTTCATTGATGCTATTTGAGTTGGGGAGCAAGAGTTATCTATATTTTCCATTTGGATAGCTATTGTGCATCACTGGCTGAaaagacttttctttctctcattgaTACACATTGGcatatttgtcaaaaatcagtatATATATGTGGATTCATACCCGGattatctgttctgttccattgatctctactcactgcctTATTGTGGATCAcagtttctcagccttggcactattGATACTTTgagccagataattttttgtttcagGGCATTGTCCCATGCACTGTTGGTTGTTTAGTagcatctctggcctctgcccactagatACCAATATCATACTGCTCTCCTCCCTCCAGAGTAGTGACAATAAAGAATGTCTCCCAACTTTGCCAAATGTTCCCTGAGGGGAGGGAGATTGGCCCTGTTGAGCACTACTGCTATAAATTTACTACATTCCTTGATAGCTAGGATAGTCTGCCAACTTTGctctttctaaaatacatttttatatttttacaatataaacaaaaatacattctAGGTCTTTTGCACGTTCATATAAATTTA from Macaca nemestrina isolate mMacNem1 chromosome 6, mMacNem.hap1, whole genome shotgun sequence encodes:
- the LOC105467117 gene encoding uncharacterized protein isoform X2; translated protein: MMESFLSRQRGICQGKEEAGRERPAEGGFVFSARVLRLGFIVSRCGATADPRTGRRKWCSLETMSQKNCEDESGAPTSPSLLEEDDPGPLSSQQQATSSRDKKPLSSLHLSHRAQVALEYLPFFCTYGYLLAEEGLDLQPETPLQEDSELLSGFFPYYRSEEESLPSIALPGWSHRGSQDAPTEREAQAGCFCRTTVRDECSVSAAFAHDSDQHAPLSRNHGLYASGFVHYYRTPEEGLHTSPGPPASPSGS
- the LOC105467117 gene encoding uncharacterized protein isoform X1, which gives rise to MMESFLSRQRGICQGKEEAGRERPAEGGFVFSARVLRLGFIVSRCGATADPRTGRRKWCSLETMSQKNCEDESGAPTSPSLLEEDDPGPLSSQQQATSSRDKKPLSSLHLSHRAQVALEYLPFFCTYGYLLAEEGLDLQPETPLQEDSELLSGFFPYYRSEEESLPSIALPGWSHRGSQDAPTEREAQAGCFCRTTVRDECSAASAHSDLISGSSHPLARCPILQVSAAFAHDSDQHAPLSRNHGLYASGFVHYYRTPEEGLHTSPGPPASPSGS
- the LOC105467117 gene encoding uncharacterized protein isoform X3 encodes the protein MSQKNCEDESGAPTSPSLLEEDDPGPLSSQQQATSSRDKKPLSSLHLSHRAQVALEYLPFFCTYGYLLAEEGLDLQPETPLQEDSELLSGFFPYYRSEEESLPSIALPGWSHRGSQDAPTEREAQAGCFCRTTVRDECSAASAHSDLISGSSHPLARCPILQVSAAFAHDSDQHAPLSRNHGLYASGFVHYYRTPEEGLHTSPGPPASPSGS